The Bubalus bubalis isolate 160015118507 breed Murrah chromosome 1, NDDB_SH_1, whole genome shotgun sequence genome includes a region encoding these proteins:
- the LOC102407382 gene encoding proline-rich protein 23C, which produces MMGSRPHSPSASSADQWEQQAEGPGPAKRRRMEEPTDHEFEVAPRVDNVMGTPDMGALTSLVILADGFALHLPLDEVDLVLEPEPTSVLQVSLGDNTLILIPGALLEFLEGESHSALVLEQGSFLNAPGECVALEQGFYGPVPEIAGQEEVYEEDADTVFPQAGMNAAASSVAGLLLSPRRASDPDFLGLAPEPWPQAPNPTPERGSPHHQDNLDLHVPEFFPDSPLQPLPPSPCPGSHERPQHPPVPARKAQRRLFQE; this is translated from the coding sequence ATGATGGGCAGCCGGCCCCACAGCCCCAGCGCTTCCTCTGCAGACCAGTGGGAACAGCAGGCCGAAGGACCCGGCCCTGCCAAGCGCCGTCGAATGGAGGAGCCCACGGACCACGAGTTCGAGGTAGCGCCCAGAGTGGACAACGTGATGGGGACCCCAGACATGGGAGCGCTCACCTCCCTGGTGATTCTGGCCGACGGCTTTGCCCTGCACCTGCCCCTGGACGAGGTCGACCTGGTGCTGGAGCCCGAGCCCACATCCGTGCTGCAAGTTTCTCTCGGGGATAACACCCTCATACTGATCCCTGGAGCCCTCCTCGAATTCCTAGAAGGGGAGAGCCACTCGGCCCTTGTTCTGGAACAGGGCTCTTTCCTGAACGCTCCTGGGGAATGCGTCGCCCTCGAGCAGGGATTCTATGGACCTGTCCCAGAGATCGCTGGCCAAGAAGAGGTCTATGAGGAGGACGCAGACACTGTGTTCCCGCAGGCTGGGATGAATGCAGCCGCCAGCTCAGTTGCTGGGCTCCTCCTTTCCCCTAGAAGGGCATCCGACCCAGACTTCTTGGGCCTAGCCCCAGAGCCCTGGCCTCAGGCGCCCAACCCTACTCCAGAGAGAGGCTCTCCTCACCACCAAGACAACCTGGACTTGCACGTTCCGGAGTTCTTCCCCGACTCACCACTCCAACCTCTACCTCCCTCTCCTTGCCCAGGTTCTCACGAGCGCCCCCAACACCCTCCTGTTCCTGCTCGAAAGGCCCAGAGACGCCTGTTTCAAGAATGA